A section of the Elizabethkingia anophelis R26 genome encodes:
- a CDS encoding TonB-dependent receptor, giving the protein MKKHIQYIAVIGVLGVAGVQTAHAQIKEEKLVLNRKREPEVKKIEKKKTSVPTEKNFPPKGKDSLKYQVTNIPLISDFKTSTIKGEDISPKFNTGYNRNYFQLGYGNYGKFLVDGNVSGEIQPNLEVGADVHHISTSGLKKYYNWDSKQQNTEANVFLNSYGEVGKLNVDAGIELNNYNYYGNYQDVIQPANNADLKQSYTKFGVNAYYDFYANNYLNDIRVKTAFTKDHFNAKENFYDALVNFAKHDLTISSSDGITMNADLGVGIQGVNTQFDILNKNESTHFVANFTPEVTFFKGNHYLKIGSRFTSLTSKYQTATTDRTRNNKFYWFPTAEILIAPKDEVKFYAGVDGGIKLNTYTDLLHDNPFLVSDLQLRPTETKYHVYFGIKGDIEQNFKYDINAGYSKLNDMLFYKSNNLFSADPSAQRNAYDYLNTFNTVYDNGNLSEVTINAQYFPLENLNFTGELKYMSYSLKNFSNAFYKPVVQTTLGAKYSMLNKKLNLGFKGIFVTDRKANAFDVQPLGTNSQYTTTETNDRKVSGYVDLNLSAEYKLHKNISVFVMGNNLTGTSYQNYLGYKVMGAQVLGGIKLEF; this is encoded by the coding sequence ATGAAAAAACATATTCAATATATAGCAGTTATCGGTGTTTTAGGAGTAGCAGGAGTACAAACTGCCCATGCACAGATTAAAGAAGAAAAACTGGTTCTTAATCGTAAGCGTGAGCCTGAAGTAAAGAAAATTGAGAAAAAGAAAACTTCTGTTCCTACAGAAAAAAACTTCCCGCCAAAAGGGAAGGACTCTCTGAAATATCAGGTAACTAATATTCCTTTGATTTCGGATTTCAAAACTTCTACTATCAAAGGTGAAGATATTTCTCCTAAATTTAATACAGGTTATAACCGTAACTATTTCCAGTTGGGATATGGTAACTATGGTAAGTTTCTGGTAGACGGAAATGTTTCCGGAGAAATACAGCCTAATCTGGAGGTTGGTGCGGATGTACATCATATCTCCACCAGCGGATTAAAGAAGTACTATAACTGGGATTCTAAACAACAGAATACAGAAGCAAACGTATTCTTAAATTCATATGGCGAAGTAGGGAAGCTGAATGTAGATGCAGGTATCGAACTAAACAACTATAACTACTACGGGAATTATCAGGATGTTATCCAGCCGGCTAACAATGCAGATCTTAAACAAAGCTATACCAAATTTGGTGTTAACGCTTATTATGATTTTTATGCTAATAATTATCTGAATGATATCCGTGTAAAAACGGCATTTACCAAAGACCACTTTAATGCTAAAGAGAATTTCTACGATGCATTGGTGAATTTTGCAAAACATGACCTTACCATAAGTTCTTCTGACGGTATTACCATGAATGCCGATTTGGGTGTCGGAATACAAGGTGTAAATACACAATTTGATATTCTGAATAAAAACGAGTCAACTCATTTTGTGGCGAACTTTACACCTGAAGTTACTTTCTTTAAAGGGAATCACTACCTGAAAATTGGATCGCGTTTTACATCACTTACATCCAAATATCAGACAGCAACAACAGACAGAACGAGAAATAATAAATTCTATTGGTTCCCGACTGCTGAGATCTTAATTGCACCAAAAGATGAAGTTAAGTTTTACGCTGGGGTAGATGGTGGTATTAAACTAAATACTTATACAGATTTGTTACATGACAATCCTTTCTTGGTATCAGATCTTCAGCTTCGTCCTACAGAAACCAAATACCATGTTTATTTCGGTATTAAAGGTGATATTGAACAGAACTTTAAATATGATATTAACGCAGGTTACAGCAAACTGAATGATATGTTATTCTACAAGTCGAATAATCTGTTTTCTGCAGATCCTTCGGCTCAAAGAAATGCATACGATTATCTGAATACTTTCAATACGGTTTATGATAATGGAAATCTAAGTGAAGTTACCATCAATGCTCAGTATTTCCCATTGGAAAACTTAAACTTTACAGGGGAGTTAAAATACATGAGTTATTCACTGAAAAACTTTAGCAATGCATTCTATAAGCCTGTTGTACAAACTACATTAGGAGCGAAGTATTCTATGCTGAACAAAAAGTTAAACCTTGGTTTTAAAGGTATTTTTGTAACTGACAGAAAAGCAAATGCTTTCGATGTACAGCCATTAGGTACCAATAGCCAGTATACAACTACTGAAACAAATGACAGAAAGGTATCCGGATATGTAGATCTTAACCTTTCTGCAGAATACAAATTACACAAGAATATCAGCGTTTTTGTAATGGGGAATAACCTAACCGGAACATCTTATCAGAACTATTTAGGCTACAAAGTAATGGGAGCTCAGGTACTTGGCGGAATCAAGCTGGAATTTTAA
- a CDS encoding tetratricopeptide repeat protein: MSPKNILIYAGLFGAVTPAFAQQSAFFKNREEYRTSLAEKLYQNKIYKAAQYEFARQYFYQNPEGARKEASLFYDNIIGVILNQNHSEEGLEAFTKKYPKSAYFALANGPLADYYLTKKDFPKALESLKKVNQYNLSKEENTQYILKLGYAKFMTGDTKGAIEALDEAYANADEDGKKDVAYMLGHLQYAEGNTEKAFQYFDTIKDNPKYAQTIRPYYVQLYFNQKNYDKAIEEGKSLLNENISKDYTAEVNKIIGESYFMKKDYAAAYPYLKTYLNSKSVPSESDLYEMGFVAAQMKRYDEAVSYYNQLISSQSALAQNAYYQLGNAYLEVGKKREALSAFRSASQMNYDARVQQLAYEQYAKLGYDIGNPFESNSQVIQNYLAKYPNAGNSQEMKGLLVKSYLYSGNYKETLSAIKKLGSQSPETAKIEQEAAFLLGTEEFNKGNFTEAETLFEYSLKYNYNKDFNARAQYWMGQSQYQMGDYGSATETLQKLYNSGVNFEEKQQLPYDLAYAYFKNKKFEDAQKYFKLYLQNPKTEFKNDAELRLADTHYANNELNDAIAIYDQNADGTDYTQFQKAMSLGFKGDSEAKIAALKKLISTYKNSEYTDDAQYEIGVAYASDERYAEANDYFNQVIKTSPDKDLVANASIYRAQNYADLGQSDKAIAEFKSLGNTYKGTAYADKVVAAAKTVYLKNGDTAGYQSFASSLGVKISSGELDEINLSTAQKLYANKDYKGAISYYEKYLTQRPTGEKLYQAQYELGESYYQTKNNTKAVVVLNEVANTQNEYQEDAQVRLAQLYIAQNNPAEAKKYLQNLVNSSNAGIKNYAVTEMMKIAVDAEDFSQAEKYADQVLANTKNSPSVKEQAQIIKARSSMKRGNDSEARKAYTALEKSANPEVAAEALYAKAYYQNKGKAFKSSNETIFKLSNNYASEEYWGAKSLVLMAKNYLALGDKYQASYTVDQIIANYKDFPDVVTEAKQVKSQIKK, from the coding sequence ATGAGTCCTAAAAACATTCTCATTTACGCCGGGCTTTTTGGTGCAGTAACTCCTGCATTCGCCCAACAATCGGCCTTCTTTAAGAATAGAGAAGAGTACAGAACATCCTTAGCAGAGAAGCTTTACCAGAATAAAATCTATAAAGCAGCACAATACGAATTTGCACGCCAATATTTTTATCAGAATCCGGAGGGAGCCAGAAAAGAGGCATCCCTTTTCTATGATAATATTATAGGGGTAATCCTGAATCAGAATCACTCTGAAGAAGGATTGGAAGCTTTTACAAAAAAGTATCCGAAGAGTGCTTATTTTGCATTGGCGAATGGTCCTTTAGCAGATTATTATCTGACAAAAAAGGATTTTCCAAAAGCTTTGGAAAGCCTGAAGAAAGTAAATCAGTATAACCTGAGTAAAGAGGAAAATACGCAGTATATTCTGAAGTTGGGTTATGCCAAATTTATGACAGGTGATACCAAGGGAGCTATTGAGGCATTGGATGAAGCTTATGCCAATGCTGATGAAGATGGGAAAAAGGATGTAGCCTATATGCTTGGGCATTTACAATATGCTGAAGGCAATACTGAAAAAGCATTCCAGTATTTCGATACTATAAAGGATAATCCTAAGTATGCACAAACCATCCGCCCTTATTATGTACAGTTATATTTCAATCAGAAGAATTATGACAAGGCAATAGAAGAAGGGAAATCATTACTGAATGAGAATATCTCCAAAGATTATACTGCGGAAGTAAACAAAATTATCGGAGAGTCTTACTTTATGAAAAAGGATTATGCTGCTGCATATCCTTATCTGAAAACTTACCTGAACAGTAAAAGCGTTCCTTCAGAAAGTGATCTTTACGAAATGGGATTCGTAGCAGCACAGATGAAGCGTTATGATGAAGCTGTCAGCTATTACAATCAGCTAATCAGTTCTCAGTCTGCTTTAGCTCAAAATGCATATTACCAATTAGGAAATGCATATCTGGAAGTAGGAAAGAAGCGTGAGGCATTATCTGCATTCCGCTCGGCTTCACAAATGAATTATGATGCCAGAGTTCAGCAATTGGCTTATGAGCAATATGCTAAATTGGGTTATGATATTGGTAACCCTTTTGAATCCAATTCTCAGGTTATTCAGAATTATTTAGCCAAATATCCGAATGCAGGAAATTCTCAGGAGATGAAAGGTCTTTTGGTAAAGTCTTACTTGTATTCCGGTAACTATAAAGAAACACTTTCCGCAATTAAAAAGTTGGGAAGCCAATCTCCAGAAACTGCTAAAATTGAGCAGGAAGCAGCTTTCCTGTTAGGTACTGAAGAATTTAATAAAGGAAACTTTACAGAAGCAGAAACGCTTTTTGAATATTCGCTGAAGTACAACTACAACAAAGACTTCAATGCCCGCGCGCAATACTGGATGGGGCAGAGTCAATACCAAATGGGGGATTATGGTTCTGCAACAGAAACTTTGCAGAAACTGTATAACTCTGGTGTAAATTTCGAAGAAAAGCAACAATTGCCATACGACCTGGCATATGCATACTTTAAGAACAAAAAGTTCGAGGATGCCCAGAAATACTTTAAGTTATATCTGCAAAATCCTAAAACTGAGTTTAAAAACGATGCCGAGCTTCGTTTAGCCGATACGCATTATGCAAACAACGAGCTGAATGATGCTATTGCTATCTATGATCAAAATGCAGATGGCACAGATTATACCCAATTCCAAAAGGCAATGTCTTTAGGATTTAAAGGGGATTCTGAAGCAAAAATTGCGGCGCTTAAGAAACTTATTTCCACTTATAAGAATAGTGAGTATACAGACGATGCTCAATATGAAATCGGTGTAGCTTATGCATCTGATGAGAGATATGCTGAGGCGAATGACTACTTTAATCAGGTTATAAAAACTTCTCCGGATAAAGACCTTGTTGCAAATGCTTCTATCTACAGAGCGCAGAACTATGCAGATCTCGGACAATCGGACAAAGCTATTGCTGAGTTTAAAAGTTTAGGAAATACTTACAAAGGAACCGCTTATGCTGACAAAGTAGTAGCTGCGGCTAAGACTGTATATCTTAAAAACGGAGATACAGCAGGCTACCAAAGTTTTGCTTCATCTCTGGGTGTTAAAATAAGCAGTGGTGAGTTGGATGAGATTAACCTCTCTACAGCACAGAAACTTTATGCTAATAAAGACTACAAAGGCGCTATTTCTTATTATGAAAAATACCTGACTCAGCGTCCGACAGGTGAGAAGCTGTATCAGGCACAATACGAATTAGGAGAAAGTTACTATCAGACTAAGAATAATACAAAAGCAGTTGTTGTTCTTAATGAAGTAGCAAATACCCAAAACGAATATCAGGAAGATGCACAGGTAAGATTGGCTCAGTTGTACATTGCACAAAACAATCCTGCGGAAGCTAAGAAATATCTTCAAAATCTTGTGAATTCATCCAATGCCGGTATCAAGAACTATGCTGTTACAGAAATGATGAAGATTGCTGTAGATGCAGAAGACTTTAGCCAGGCAGAAAAATATGCAGATCAGGTTTTAGCTAATACTAAAAACTCTCCTTCAGTAAAAGAGCAGGCTCAGATTATCAAAGCCAGAAGTTCTATGAAGCGAGGTAATGATTCTGAAGCTAGAAAAGCTTATACCGCTCTTGAAAAATCTGCTAACCCAGAGGTTGCTGCAGAAGCGCTATATGCAAAAGCTTATTATCAGAACAAAGGAAAAGCGTTTAAGTCTTCTAACGAGACGATCTTTAAGCTTTCCAATAATTATGCTTCTGAAGAGTACTGGGGAGCTAAATCTTTGGTATTAATGGCTAAGAATTATTTGGCATTAGGAGATAAATACCAGGCATCTTATACAGTAGATCAGATTATTGCTAATTATAAGGATTTTCCGGATGTAGTAACAGAAGCTAAACAGGTGAAATCTCAAATCAAAAAGTAA